A genomic window from Quercus lobata isolate SW786 chromosome 10, ValleyOak3.0 Primary Assembly, whole genome shotgun sequence includes:
- the LOC115962651 gene encoding UDP-arabinopyranose mutase 1-like isoform X2, producing the protein MAHPITPLSPPLKDELDIVIPTIRNLDFLEMWRPFLQPYHLIIVQDGDPAKVIKVPDGFDYELYNRNDVNRVLGPKASCISFKDSACRCFGFLVSKKKYIFTIDDDCFVAKDPSGKEINALAQHIQNLLTPSTPLFFNTLYDPYREGADFVRGYPFSLREGVSTAISHGLWLNIPDYDAPTQLVKPRERNTRYVDAVMTIPKGTLFPMCGMNLAFDRELIGPAMYFGLMGDGQPIGRYDDMWAGWCAKVICDHLNLGVKTGLPYIWHSKASNPFVNLKKEYKGIYWQEEIIPFFQSIVLSKECTTVQECYVELSKNVKEKLGSVDPYFQKLGDAMVTWIEAWEELNPPKEASAAAEPKSVKKEEPSPKSK; encoded by the exons ATGGCTCACCCAATAACTCCATTGTCACCACCCTTGAAAGACGAGCTAGACATAGTGATCCCCACGATCAGGAACCTGGATTTCTTGGAGATGTGGAGGCCATTCTTGCAGCCATACCACCTCATCATTGTTCAGGATGGTGATCCCGCCAAGGTCATCAAGGTCCCAGATGGGTTCGACTACGAGCTCTACAATAGGAACGATGTGAACCGGGTTCTGGGCCCCAAGGCTAGTTGTATCTCCTTCAAGGACTCTGCCTGTAGATGCTTTGGCTTCTTGGTGTCCAAGAAGAAGTACATCTTCACCATTGATGATGATTGCTTT gtGGCAAAGGATCCAAGCGGGAAAGAGATAAATGCGTTAGCACAACACATACAGAACCTGCTGACACCATCAACACCATTATTCTTCAATACCCTCTATGATCCATATAGGGAAGGAGCTGACTTTGTTCGTGGATACCCCTTTAGCTTGAGAGAGGGAGTGTCTACTGCCATCTCTCATGGGCTTTGGCTCAACATTCCTGACTATGATGCCCCTACTCAGCTTGTCAAGCCTCGTGAGCGCAACACCAG GTATGTGGATGCTGTCATGACAATTCCGAAAGGCACACTCTTCCCAATGTGTGGGATGAACCTTGCTTTCGACAGGGAACTGATTGGACCTGCAATGTATTTTGGCCTCATGGGTGATGGCCAACCAATTGGCAGATATGACGATATGTGGGCTGGTTGGTGTGCCAAG GTGATTTGTGACCATTTGAATCTAGGGGTGAAGACAGGGTTGCCATACATTTGGCACAGCAAGGCAAGCAACCCATTTGTTAATTTGAAGAAGGAATACAAGGGCATATACTGGCAGGAGGAGATCATTCCATTCTTCCAGTCTATCGTTCTCTCAAAAGAGTGCACGACCGTGCAGGAATGCTATGTTGAGCTCTCAAAGAATGTCAAGGAAAAGCTTGGCTCTGTTGATCCTTACTTTCAGAAGCTTGGGGATGCCATGGTTACCTGGATTGAAGCCTGGGAGGAACTCAATCCACCAAAGGAAGCATCAGCTGCAGCAGAGCCCAAAAGTGTGAAGAAGGAAGAGCCCTCTCCCAAATCAAAGTAG
- the LOC115962651 gene encoding UDP-arabinopyranose mutase 1-like isoform X1, translating to MAHPITPLSPPLKDELDIVIPTIRNLDFLEMWRPFLQPYHLIIVQDGDPAKVIKVPDGFDYELYNRNDVNRVLGPKASCISFKDSACRCFGFLVSKKKYIFTIDDDCFVAKDPSGKEINALAQHIQNLLTPSTPLFFNTLYDPYREGADFVRGYPFSLREGVSTAISHGLWLNIPDYDAPTQLVKPRERNTSSHRYVDAVMTIPKGTLFPMCGMNLAFDRELIGPAMYFGLMGDGQPIGRYDDMWAGWCAKVICDHLNLGVKTGLPYIWHSKASNPFVNLKKEYKGIYWQEEIIPFFQSIVLSKECTTVQECYVELSKNVKEKLGSVDPYFQKLGDAMVTWIEAWEELNPPKEASAAAEPKSVKKEEPSPKSK from the exons ATGGCTCACCCAATAACTCCATTGTCACCACCCTTGAAAGACGAGCTAGACATAGTGATCCCCACGATCAGGAACCTGGATTTCTTGGAGATGTGGAGGCCATTCTTGCAGCCATACCACCTCATCATTGTTCAGGATGGTGATCCCGCCAAGGTCATCAAGGTCCCAGATGGGTTCGACTACGAGCTCTACAATAGGAACGATGTGAACCGGGTTCTGGGCCCCAAGGCTAGTTGTATCTCCTTCAAGGACTCTGCCTGTAGATGCTTTGGCTTCTTGGTGTCCAAGAAGAAGTACATCTTCACCATTGATGATGATTGCTTT gtGGCAAAGGATCCAAGCGGGAAAGAGATAAATGCGTTAGCACAACACATACAGAACCTGCTGACACCATCAACACCATTATTCTTCAATACCCTCTATGATCCATATAGGGAAGGAGCTGACTTTGTTCGTGGATACCCCTTTAGCTTGAGAGAGGGAGTGTCTACTGCCATCTCTCATGGGCTTTGGCTCAACATTCCTGACTATGATGCCCCTACTCAGCTTGTCAAGCCTCGTGAGCGCAACACCAG TTCACACAGGTATGTGGATGCTGTCATGACAATTCCGAAAGGCACACTCTTCCCAATGTGTGGGATGAACCTTGCTTTCGACAGGGAACTGATTGGACCTGCAATGTATTTTGGCCTCATGGGTGATGGCCAACCAATTGGCAGATATGACGATATGTGGGCTGGTTGGTGTGCCAAG GTGATTTGTGACCATTTGAATCTAGGGGTGAAGACAGGGTTGCCATACATTTGGCACAGCAAGGCAAGCAACCCATTTGTTAATTTGAAGAAGGAATACAAGGGCATATACTGGCAGGAGGAGATCATTCCATTCTTCCAGTCTATCGTTCTCTCAAAAGAGTGCACGACCGTGCAGGAATGCTATGTTGAGCTCTCAAAGAATGTCAAGGAAAAGCTTGGCTCTGTTGATCCTTACTTTCAGAAGCTTGGGGATGCCATGGTTACCTGGATTGAAGCCTGGGAGGAACTCAATCCACCAAAGGAAGCATCAGCTGCAGCAGAGCCCAAAAGTGTGAAGAAGGAAGAGCCCTCTCCCAAATCAAAGTAG